Proteins encoded within one genomic window of Methanothrix harundinacea 6Ac:
- a CDS encoding NOB1 family endonuclease produces the protein MSPFIVADSSVFIYGKDLDGEVITVPGVEGELKDLRSRMRLKISGARIEPPTAEALEKARAAADMTGDSAVLSEVDLEILAKALELSARLATDDYALQNAALHLGLQVEPIAMPRIRRIAKRTCRCPGCGRPLEGEECPVCGTPAKKRRGGKL, from the coding sequence ATGTCACCTTTCATCGTCGCAGACTCGTCGGTCTTCATATACGGGAAGGACCTCGATGGAGAGGTGATCACCGTCCCAGGGGTCGAGGGGGAGCTGAAGGACCTCCGGTCCCGGATGCGGCTGAAGATATCGGGGGCTAGGATCGAGCCCCCCACCGCTGAGGCGCTGGAGAAGGCGAGGGCGGCCGCCGATATGACCGGGGACTCCGCTGTCCTCTCCGAGGTCGACCTGGAGATTCTGGCGAAAGCCCTGGAGCTCTCCGCCCGGCTGGCGACCGACGACTACGCCCTTCAGAACGCCGCCCTCCACCTGGGCCTCCAGGTCGAGCCGATCGCCATGCCCCGGATCCGGAGGATCGCGAAGCGGACCTGTAGGTGCCCGGGGTGCGGCAGGCCGTTAGAGGGCGAAGAGTGCCCCGTCTGCGGCACCCCGGCGAAGAAGAGACGAG
- a CDS encoding EMC6-like membrane protein has product MAKKRKKSKSGQRGASDEAEGADKTTNLPEKGKPDRRKSRSDGIVMTLYPAVLGVIFGFASLELFGTGVPEEGAVGMTYPWYFVMTLVIAISYYIQRFTYPFMKINVDEFKAKDWFYVEFIAVDLWLVSWTLLLN; this is encoded by the coding sequence ATGGCGAAGAAGAGGAAGAAGTCCAAGAGCGGTCAGAGAGGAGCTTCAGACGAGGCAGAAGGTGCTGATAAGACGACCAACCTTCCCGAGAAGGGGAAGCCGGATCGGAGGAAGTCCCGGTCCGACGGGATAGTCATGACCCTCTACCCGGCGGTCCTGGGGGTCATCTTCGGGTTCGCGAGCCTCGAGCTCTTTGGGACCGGCGTCCCCGAGGAGGGGGCGGTGGGGATGACCTACCCCTGGTACTTCGTCATGACCCTGGTCATCGCCATAAGCTACTACATCCAGAGGTTCACATACCCCTTCATGAAGATAAACGTCGATGAGTTCAAGGCCAAGGACTGGTTCTACGTCGAGTTCATAGCCGTAGACCTATGGCTCGTCTCCTGGACCCTCCTTCTGAACTAG
- a CDS encoding ribosome biogenesis/translation initiation ATPase RLI, which translates to MRIAVINRDRCQPRKCIRECEYFCPPVRTGDETVTFPDGKPVITENLCVGCGICVRKCPFGAISIINLPDELENPTHRYGKNGFALYGLPVPAVGKVTGLLGPNGIGKSTAVAILSGLLAPNLGRGASWEEVLHLTSGSALGDYLRRVVEKGVKTAYKPQYVDRIPKSFTGTVRALLERTDERGALSDLAERMNLLSLMDREISGLSGGELQRVAIVACAARDADVYFFDEISPYLDIYQRINAARAIGDLAETKAVMVVEHDLGLLDLLAENVHIVYGTPGAYGVITRPKGVRVGINQYIKGYLPEENIRIRSEPIVFEVHAPRAEKDVPLLAGYGSFTKKYSSFVLEAERGEIRRGEVVGILGPNGIGKTTYIKILAGAEVPTTGALDLKLKVSYKPQYLKAEADLAVEGFLRRISKEFDSSRYQSEFVKPLGIEKLLEQPMDELSGGELQRVAIVGCLSREADLYLLDEPSAHLDVEQRMMAAKVMRRFAESAERSVLVVDHDIYLIDLLSEKLMVFEGEAGKTGVAHPPVEMRAGMNRFLKGIGITFRRDEDTRRPRVNKPGSRLDRSQRESGEYYYYAADAA; encoded by the coding sequence ATGAGGATCGCTGTAATCAATCGGGACCGGTGTCAGCCGAGGAAGTGCATCCGGGAGTGCGAGTACTTCTGCCCGCCGGTGAGGACCGGCGACGAGACGGTCACCTTCCCCGACGGAAAGCCGGTGATCACCGAGAACCTCTGCGTCGGCTGCGGGATCTGCGTCCGGAAGTGCCCCTTCGGGGCGATCTCGATCATAAACCTCCCCGACGAGCTGGAGAACCCCACCCACCGTTACGGCAAGAACGGCTTCGCCCTATACGGCCTCCCCGTCCCCGCCGTCGGGAAGGTGACGGGTCTCCTCGGGCCGAACGGGATCGGCAAGAGCACCGCCGTCGCCATCCTCTCGGGGCTCCTCGCCCCGAACCTGGGGAGGGGCGCTTCCTGGGAGGAGGTCCTCCACCTCACCTCCGGCTCGGCCCTCGGCGACTACCTCCGAAGGGTCGTGGAGAAGGGGGTGAAGACCGCCTACAAGCCCCAGTACGTCGACAGGATACCCAAGAGCTTCACCGGGACGGTCCGGGCCCTCCTGGAGAGGACCGACGAGCGGGGCGCCCTATCGGATCTGGCGGAGAGGATGAACCTGTTGTCGCTGATGGACCGGGAGATCTCGGGGCTATCCGGCGGGGAGCTTCAGCGGGTCGCCATCGTCGCATGCGCCGCCCGGGACGCTGACGTCTACTTCTTCGACGAGATCAGCCCGTACCTGGACATATACCAGAGGATCAACGCCGCCCGGGCCATCGGGGATCTGGCGGAGACGAAGGCGGTGATGGTGGTGGAGCACGACCTGGGCCTGTTGGACCTTCTGGCCGAGAACGTTCACATCGTCTACGGGACGCCGGGGGCCTACGGCGTCATAACCCGGCCGAAGGGGGTGAGGGTCGGGATCAACCAGTACATAAAGGGGTACCTCCCCGAGGAGAACATCCGGATCCGGTCGGAGCCGATCGTCTTCGAGGTCCACGCCCCCCGGGCCGAGAAGGACGTCCCCCTCCTCGCAGGTTACGGCTCCTTCACCAAAAAGTACTCTTCGTTCGTCCTGGAGGCGGAGCGGGGCGAGATCAGGAGGGGGGAGGTCGTCGGGATCCTGGGGCCGAACGGTATCGGAAAGACCACCTACATCAAGATCCTGGCGGGGGCGGAGGTCCCGACGACCGGCGCCCTCGACCTCAAGCTGAAGGTCTCCTACAAGCCCCAGTACCTGAAGGCGGAGGCGGACCTGGCCGTCGAGGGGTTCCTTCGAAGGATATCGAAGGAGTTCGACTCGAGCCGGTACCAGTCGGAGTTCGTCAAGCCTTTGGGGATCGAGAAGCTCCTGGAGCAGCCGATGGACGAGCTCTCCGGCGGGGAGCTTCAGCGGGTCGCCATCGTCGGATGCCTCAGCCGGGAGGCGGATCTGTACCTGCTGGATGAGCCGTCGGCCCACCTCGACGTTGAGCAGAGGATGATGGCGGCGAAGGTGATGAGGCGGTTTGCCGAGAGCGCCGAGCGGTCTGTCCTGGTCGTCGACCACGACATATACCTCATCGACCTCCTCTCCGAGAAGCTGATGGTCTTCGAGGGGGAGGCAGGGAAGACGGGCGTCGCCCACCCCCCCGTCGAGATGAGGGCGGGGATGAACCGGTTTTTGAAGGGCATAGGGATCACCTTCAGGAGGGACGAGGACACCCGCCGCCCCCGGGTGAACAAGCCCGGCTCGAGGCTAGACCGGTCCCAGAGGGAGTCGGGGGAGTACTACTACTACGCCGCCGACGCCGCCTGA
- a CDS encoding FKBP-type peptidyl-prolyl cis-trans isomerase, whose translation MERAKAGDAVRVHYAGRLEDGTVFDSSAGKEPLEFTIGDGMVIPGFEAAVVGMSPGERKRVKIPPEEAYGPRRQEMVMEVERRCIPQEFEPEVGQILQIGGSRERMLQVAVSEVTESSVFLDANHPLAGKPLLFEVEMVEILGSRRDGKDEGTEETQEKQEKQEKQETQEKQEMEEMEEMRG comes from the coding sequence ATGGAGAGGGCAAAGGCCGGGGACGCCGTCCGCGTCCATTACGCCGGGAGGCTCGAGGACGGGACGGTCTTCGACTCCTCCGCCGGAAAGGAGCCCCTGGAGTTCACCATCGGCGACGGGATGGTGATCCCGGGGTTTGAGGCGGCAGTGGTGGGGATGAGCCCCGGCGAGAGGAAGAGGGTGAAGATCCCCCCCGAGGAGGCGTACGGCCCCCGCCGCCAGGAGATGGTGATGGAGGTGGAGAGGAGGTGCATCCCGCAGGAGTTTGAGCCGGAGGTGGGGCAGATCCTCCAGATCGGCGGGTCCCGGGAGAGGATGCTCCAGGTGGCGGTCTCTGAGGTGACGGAGTCCTCCGTCTTCCTGGACGCAAACCACCCCCTGGCGGGCAAGCCCCTCCTCTTCGAGGTCGAGATGGTGGAGATCCTGGGGAGCAGAAGAGACGGCAAGGATGAGGGGACGGAGGAGACGCAGGAGAAACAGGAGAAACAGGAGAAGCAGGAGACGCAGGAGAAGCAGGAGATGGAGGAGATGGAGGAGATGAGAGGATGA
- a CDS encoding FKBP-type peptidyl-prolyl cis-trans isomerase yields MRQAKEGDSVSLHYKGSFEDGTVFDSSETHGALKFTVGRGTVIPGFEEAVVGMKLGEAKTVTIAPEKGYGPRKEELLVRIARQELPPDLDPAVGQRIEFSKGDQRFELTVSEVTEEAVTFDANHPLAGKTLVFDLLLLEIE; encoded by the coding sequence ATGAGGCAGGCAAAGGAGGGGGACTCGGTGAGCCTCCACTACAAGGGGAGCTTCGAGGACGGGACGGTCTTCGACAGCTCTGAGACCCACGGCGCGCTGAAGTTCACCGTCGGGCGGGGTACGGTGATCCCGGGCTTCGAGGAGGCGGTGGTGGGGATGAAGCTCGGGGAGGCGAAGACCGTCACCATCGCCCCGGAGAAGGGGTACGGCCCTCGAAAGGAAGAGCTTCTGGTCAGAATCGCCCGGCAGGAGCTTCCGCCGGACCTCGACCCGGCGGTCGGCCAGAGGATCGAGTTCTCCAAGGGCGACCAGAGGTTTGAGCTCACCGTCTCCGAGGTCACCGAAGAGGCGGTCACCTTCGACGCCAACCACCCCCTGGCGGGAAAGACCCTCGTCTTCGACCTCCTCCTCCTGGAGATCGAGTGA
- a CDS encoding YwbE family protein: MDGKNRKDIKPGMKVEIILKRDQKTGKLTEGVVKEILTNSSFHPHGIKVRLADGQVGRVARIVG, translated from the coding sequence ATGGACGGCAAGAACCGAAAGGACATAAAGCCGGGGATGAAGGTCGAGATCATCCTCAAGCGCGACCAGAAGACCGGGAAGCTGACCGAAGGGGTGGTGAAGGAGATCCTCACCAACTCCTCCTTCCACCCCCACGGGATCAAGGTCCGGCTCGCCGACGGCCAGGTGGGGCGGGTGGCGAGGATCGTGGGGTAG
- a CDS encoding GmrSD restriction endonuclease domain-containing protein: MPTQHYSVTQPPIETLLTRVKSGEMAIPEIQRPFVWSAVKVRNLLDSLYQGYPVGYLITWRNPNVKLKDGSTSSGKHILIDGQQRVIALMAAVLGLDVVDKNYKRIKIRIAFHPMKEQFEVLNASIEKDFSWIPDISVVFDPKTSIFDLVTAYCDKNPGATRDEIFRSIERMKGVTSNQIGLIELDSDFDIETVTEIFIRVNSEGVPLSQADFAMSKIAVNESYRGNTLRKAIDYFCHLAVAPEFFNDMQNDKKFTESEFFQHMGWLRNEKEDIYDPSYTDMLRVAFTSEFQRGRLEDLVALLSGRNFETRQYEEVIVEDSFNRLKKGILRFMNETNFKNLIIIIRSAGFVDSSMIRSQNSLNFAYILYLTLRDQGIPPADIERYVRRWFVMSVLTGRYSYSPESTFDYDIRQIHDQGIKAYANGQISGALSDAFWESALPQNLNTSVASSPFFRLYQAAQIKANDLGFLSKDITVRELIEVKSDVHHLFPRDYLKKSGLAPGHYNQIANYVVAQSEINIAIGNKEPRIYFNQLLEQCCEGPKLYGNITDMDELKENFCMNCIPEGVENMTVEDYPEFLTERRRLMAQKIRRYFEGL, encoded by the coding sequence ATGCCAACCCAACATTATTCCGTTACACAGCCTCCCATAGAGACACTTCTTACACGGGTCAAATCTGGCGAGATGGCCATACCAGAAATCCAGCGACCTTTTGTCTGGAGTGCAGTCAAAGTACGCAACTTACTCGATTCTTTATACCAGGGTTATCCAGTCGGGTATCTGATCACATGGCGTAATCCAAATGTTAAACTGAAAGATGGATCCACATCTTCCGGTAAGCATATCCTTATCGACGGCCAACAGCGCGTTATAGCTCTTATGGCAGCTGTCCTTGGACTGGACGTTGTTGACAAAAATTACAAACGAATCAAAATACGAATAGCATTTCATCCGATGAAAGAGCAGTTCGAAGTGTTAAACGCGTCTATCGAGAAGGATTTCTCTTGGATTCCTGATATTTCTGTGGTTTTCGACCCAAAAACGAGTATATTCGATTTGGTGACGGCTTACTGCGATAAAAATCCCGGGGCAACCAGAGACGAAATTTTTCGGAGCATCGAGCGCATGAAGGGCGTTACCAGCAACCAGATCGGCCTGATCGAACTTGACTCGGATTTTGATATTGAAACTGTTACTGAGATATTCATTCGTGTCAACTCTGAGGGCGTGCCTCTGAGCCAGGCTGACTTTGCAATGTCAAAGATCGCCGTCAATGAATCCTACCGAGGCAATACCTTAAGGAAGGCTATCGACTACTTCTGTCACCTCGCAGTAGCTCCTGAATTCTTTAATGATATGCAAAACGATAAGAAGTTCACAGAGAGCGAATTCTTCCAGCATATGGGGTGGCTTCGAAATGAAAAAGAGGACATATACGATCCATCGTATACCGATATGCTCAGGGTTGCTTTCACATCGGAGTTCCAGCGAGGTCGTCTGGAGGACCTAGTCGCTCTCCTGTCGGGCCGAAACTTCGAGACAAGACAGTACGAAGAGGTTATCGTTGAGGATTCTTTTAACCGGCTTAAAAAAGGCATTCTTCGATTCATGAATGAGACCAACTTTAAGAACCTCATCATTATCATTCGCTCTGCGGGCTTTGTGGACTCTTCCATGATCCGCTCTCAAAACTCGCTTAACTTCGCTTATATCCTATACTTGACGCTCCGGGATCAAGGCATACCACCTGCCGATATTGAGCGTTATGTTAGGCGATGGTTCGTAATGTCTGTTCTTACAGGGCGATACTCGTATTCACCAGAATCAACCTTCGACTACGACATCCGACAGATTCATGATCAAGGTATTAAGGCATATGCTAACGGTCAAATAAGTGGAGCGCTATCGGATGCCTTTTGGGAATCAGCACTGCCTCAGAATCTCAATACATCGGTCGCATCTAGTCCCTTCTTCCGCCTATACCAGGCAGCACAGATAAAGGCAAATGATCTAGGATTTCTGTCTAAAGACATCACCGTCCGGGAGCTGATAGAAGTTAAGTCCGATGTTCACCATCTCTTTCCTAGAGACTATCTTAAAAAGAGTGGTCTAGCTCCAGGACATTACAACCAGATTGCCAACTATGTAGTGGCTCAAAGCGAGATCAACATTGCCATCGGAAATAAAGAGCCCAGAATTTATTTTAATCAGCTTTTAGAACAGTGTTGCGAAGGCCCGAAGCTTTATGGCAACATTACCGATATGGACGAACTCAAAGAAAACTTTTGCATGAACTGTATTCCTGAAGGCGTGGAGAATATGACGGTCGAGGATTATCCGGAGTTTCTAACCGAAAGACGCAGGCTCATGGCCCAGAAGATAAGGAGATATTTCGAAGGGCTCTAA
- a CDS encoding acylphosphatase → MKIKALITGPMVQGVGYRIFLMHQAIIEGIERFSALNVSDNAVVVLAEAEEDKISNLKEFLLTHRPEHAQVSEVRIEDFKGLVMTLQEATALSTVEQMDKAIPILISMNERMGRMDEKMDRMLEKQDETVDQVRGLREDLGTIHAGRMERMERDIAEIKAKIGL, encoded by the coding sequence ATGAAGATAAAGGCATTGATCACAGGTCCGATGGTGCAGGGGGTGGGCTACCGGATATTCCTGATGCACCAGGCCATCATCGAGGGGATAGAGCGGTTTTCTGCCCTGAACGTATCAGATAACGCTGTGGTCGTCCTGGCCGAGGCCGAAGAGGATAAGATATCAAACCTCAAAGAGTTTCTCTTAACCCATCGTCCAGAGCATGCTCAGGTCTCGGAGGTCAGGATCGAGGATTTCAAGGGGTTGGTGATGACCCTTCAGGAGGCTACGGCCTTGAGCACAGTGGAGCAGATGGATAAAGCGATCCCCATCCTCATCAGCATGAACGAAAGGATGGGGAGGATGGACGAGAAGATGGATAGAATGCTCGAAAAACAGGATGAAACCGTCGACCAGGTGCGCGGACTTAGAGAGGACCTGGGCACCATCCACGCCGGGCGGATGGAGAGGATGGAAAGGGATATCGCCGAGATAAAGGCGAAGATAGGCCTCTGA
- a CDS encoding aminotransferase-like domain-containing protein: MDYTRGPEGADEAISPFAERMSRVPRSFIREILKVTEDPKTISFAGGLPNPRFFPVREVAEAAQKVLRESGEAALQYSTTEGYLPLRELIVERYARKGLKVDAEEILITTGSQQGLDLLGKAFLDKGDRVIVEEPTYLAAIQAFGIFEPKFRSVPLKEDGIDPRALAVALSEGPAKLFYAVPNFQNPTGVSYSEERRREVAGAMRGHATVFVEDDPYGELRFIGEEAPSMRRYLGGRAVLLGSFSKVISPGLRLGWACARSDIMERMVIAKQASDLHTSILSQRIAYQYLVDNDVSQQMETVRSGYRRQRDLMVKMIEESFPAGVECTRPEGGMFLWVTLPENMSSLELFDSAIKNDVAFVPGQAFYANGGGYNTLRLNFSNSDEERIVEGMGRLARSIEEMM, translated from the coding sequence ATGGATTATACCAGAGGTCCTGAAGGGGCAGACGAGGCCATCAGCCCCTTTGCGGAGAGGATGTCCCGGGTTCCCCGGTCCTTCATAAGAGAGATCCTGAAGGTGACAGAGGACCCAAAGACGATCTCCTTTGCGGGGGGGCTTCCAAATCCCCGGTTCTTTCCGGTGAGGGAGGTGGCAGAGGCCGCCCAGAAGGTATTGAGGGAGAGCGGCGAGGCAGCCCTCCAGTACAGCACCACCGAGGGCTATCTTCCCCTGAGAGAGCTGATCGTCGAGAGGTATGCCAGGAAGGGGCTGAAGGTCGACGCCGAGGAGATCCTCATCACGACCGGCTCACAGCAGGGGCTGGACCTCTTGGGAAAGGCGTTCCTAGACAAGGGAGACCGGGTCATCGTCGAGGAGCCGACGTACCTCGCCGCCATCCAGGCCTTCGGGATCTTCGAGCCAAAGTTCCGCTCCGTCCCCCTGAAGGAGGATGGTATCGACCCGCGCGCCCTCGCGGTCGCCCTCTCGGAGGGGCCGGCGAAGCTCTTCTACGCCGTCCCCAACTTCCAGAATCCCACCGGGGTGAGCTACTCCGAGGAGAGGAGGAGGGAGGTGGCCGGGGCGATGAGGGGGCATGCCACCGTCTTCGTCGAGGACGACCCTTACGGCGAGCTGAGGTTCATCGGCGAGGAGGCGCCGTCGATGAGGCGGTATCTCGGGGGGAGGGCCGTCCTCCTCGGCTCCTTCTCCAAGGTGATCTCGCCGGGGCTCCGCCTCGGCTGGGCCTGCGCCCGGAGCGACATCATGGAGAGGATGGTCATCGCAAAGCAGGCATCGGACCTGCACACCAGCATCCTCTCTCAGAGGATCGCCTACCAGTACCTGGTGGACAATGACGTAAGCCAGCAGATGGAAACGGTCCGGTCCGGGTACAGGAGGCAGAGGGACCTGATGGTGAAGATGATCGAGGAGAGCTTCCCCGCCGGGGTCGAGTGCACCAGGCCCGAGGGGGGGATGTTCCTCTGGGTGACCCTCCCGGAGAATATGTCGTCATTGGAGCTCTTCGACAGCGCCATCAAAAACGACGTCGCCTTCGTTCCGGGGCAGGCCTTCTACGCCAACGGCGGCGGCTACAACACCCTGAGGCTGAACTTCTCCAACTCCGACGAGGAGAGGATCGTGGAGGGGATGGGAAGGCTCGCGAGGTCCATCGAGGAGATGATGTAG
- a CDS encoding pyridoxamine 5'-phosphate oxidase family protein encodes MNLKEFTKFANDNPVGYVATAEGNQPHVRAFLMWFADETGFYFHTGEQKKVCQQLRKNPLVEVCFSSQNHDKIMRVAGEMEFLDDAGLRARLIEERPFLKAIVQGPEDPNLAIFRMHHGEARFWTMEFNMREGEAPRASF; translated from the coding sequence ATGAACCTGAAAGAGTTCACAAAATTCGCTAACGACAACCCCGTCGGCTACGTCGCGACGGCGGAGGGGAACCAGCCCCACGTCAGGGCCTTTCTGATGTGGTTCGCCGACGAGACCGGATTTTACTTCCACACCGGCGAGCAGAAGAAGGTCTGCCAGCAGCTCCGGAAGAACCCTCTCGTCGAGGTCTGCTTCTCTTCACAAAACCACGATAAGATTATGAGGGTCGCGGGGGAGATGGAGTTTCTCGACGACGCCGGGCTGAGGGCCCGGCTGATCGAGGAGAGGCCCTTCCTGAAGGCGATCGTCCAGGGCCCCGAGGACCCGAACCTGGCCATATTCCGGATGCACCACGGAGAGGCCCGATTCTGGACGATGGAGTTCAACATGAGGGAGGGGGAGGCCCCCAGGGCGTCGTTCTGA
- a CDS encoding carboxymuconolactone decarboxylase family protein has product MKEDKRRPYRFVEALGPEALGAFEALSAEVLKDGAIKGKEKALIALASAVAVNCRYCVGAQKRHASMAGASPEEILEAAAVGALVRLGSGFTYASYLLDDGEDEDPLPRGGD; this is encoded by the coding sequence ATGAAGGAAGATAAGCGGAGGCCTTATCGGTTCGTCGAGGCCCTGGGGCCTGAGGCTCTAGGGGCCTTTGAGGCGCTATCTGCCGAGGTTCTTAAGGACGGCGCCATAAAGGGGAAGGAGAAGGCTCTGATCGCCCTCGCCTCTGCCGTCGCCGTCAACTGCCGGTACTGCGTCGGGGCGCAGAAGCGACACGCATCGATGGCCGGAGCCAGCCCCGAGGAGATTCTGGAGGCGGCGGCCGTCGGCGCCCTCGTCCGGCTCGGGTCGGGGTTCACCTACGCCTCCTACCTCCTCGACGATGGAGAGGACGAGGACCCTCTCCCCAGAGGAGGCGATTGA
- a CDS encoding ribonuclease P protein component 4 has translation MARRKKGYYRGRDLARQRIERLFVLAEEEHERHPERSDRYVEIARRMGMRMRVRIPRRLKRRICKGCRCYLSPGRTRVRLRDGMVTVTCLECGEEMRYPYRRPR, from the coding sequence ATGGCGAGGAGGAAGAAAGGATACTACCGGGGGAGGGACCTGGCGAGGCAGAGGATCGAGCGGCTCTTCGTCCTCGCCGAGGAGGAGCACGAGCGGCATCCGGAGAGGAGCGACAGGTACGTCGAGATCGCCAGGAGGATGGGGATGAGGATGAGGGTCCGGATCCCCCGCCGGCTGAAGAGGCGGATCTGCAAGGGGTGTCGGTGCTACCTCTCCCCCGGGAGGACCCGGGTGAGGCTGAGGGATGGGATGGTCACCGTCACCTGCCTTGAGTGCGGAGAGGAGATGAGGTATCCGTACCGGAGGCCCCGGTGA
- a CDS encoding XTP/dITP diphosphatase translates to MIYFVTGNRGKYEEAQELLGDVEQRKIGYPEIQADTLEEVAVYGIRDVVDRLPGPVMIEDAGLFIDSLMGFPGVYSAYVFDTIGNEGILRLMEGRPHRRAVFRSVVAYAEPGMEPILFSGELEGEIALEPRGSGGFGYDPIFRVGEKTIAEMDLAEKNRISHRGGSIRALKEWLGAR, encoded by the coding sequence TTGATATATTTCGTCACCGGGAACCGGGGAAAGTATGAGGAGGCCCAAGAGCTTCTGGGGGACGTAGAGCAGAGGAAGATCGGGTACCCCGAGATCCAGGCCGACACCCTTGAGGAGGTGGCGGTCTATGGCATCCGGGATGTGGTGGATAGGCTGCCGGGGCCCGTGATGATCGAGGACGCGGGGCTCTTCATCGACTCCCTGATGGGTTTTCCCGGGGTCTACTCCGCCTACGTCTTCGATACCATCGGAAACGAGGGGATCCTCCGGCTGATGGAGGGAAGACCCCATAGGAGGGCGGTCTTCCGGTCGGTGGTGGCGTACGCGGAGCCGGGGATGGAGCCGATCCTCTTCTCGGGGGAGCTGGAAGGGGAGATCGCCCTCGAACCCCGGGGCTCTGGAGGATTCGGGTACGACCCGATCTTCCGGGTGGGGGAGAAGACGATCGCCGAGATGGACCTCGCGGAGAAGAACCGGATCTCTCACCGGGGCGGATCTATCCGCGCCCTGAAGGAGTGGCTTGGGGCCCGATGA
- a CDS encoding DUF11 domain-containing protein: MGIVPGGALAALDLSVTSSAKGEAVVAGESFSYTFEVRNSGPAASVIITTNLSIPEGVTLESFTVSRGEYDRRGGVWTVGDLSAGGVERLTVDLVVAPSVPPGTVISAAARVTEDRADPRPEEIEASTQTTVMAEAEVRVVVTCPSPEEGGEDMPLYVVNVANHGPSYARNVWFMDLIPVVMWLNGARYRNEATGDEGDWIGFLDLGDLAPGETKRVRVYGDLSPTTARSNPGVTITVRWMDSVDPACNSEVSSCRVDRIG, translated from the coding sequence GTGGGGATAGTCCCCGGGGGGGCCCTGGCCGCCCTGGACCTCTCCGTGACATCCTCGGCAAAGGGCGAAGCCGTCGTCGCGGGAGAGAGCTTCAGCTACACCTTCGAGGTGAGGAACTCCGGCCCCGCCGCCTCCGTGATCATCACCACCAACCTCTCGATCCCCGAGGGGGTCACCCTGGAGTCCTTCACCGTCAGCCGGGGAGAGTACGACCGGAGGGGTGGGGTCTGGACCGTCGGGGACCTCTCCGCCGGGGGGGTCGAGAGGCTGACAGTGGATCTGGTGGTCGCCCCTTCGGTCCCGCCAGGGACGGTGATCTCCGCCGCCGCCAGGGTGACGGAAGATCGGGCCGACCCCCGTCCGGAGGAGATCGAGGCCTCCACCCAAACCACGGTAATGGCCGAGGCGGAGGTGAGGGTGGTGGTGACGTGTCCTTCCCCGGAGGAGGGTGGAGAAGATATGCCCCTTTACGTCGTCAATGTCGCCAACCACGGCCCTAGCTACGCCCGAAATGTATGGTTCATGGATCTCATCCCCGTGGTGATGTGGCTCAACGGCGCCAGGTACAGGAATGAGGCGACGGGGGATGAAGGGGATTGGATCGGTTTTCTGGATCTGGGCGACCTCGCGCCGGGGGAGACGAAGCGGGTCAGAGTCTACGGGGACCTCTCACCCACCACAGCAAGATCGAATCCAGGGGTGACGATCACCGTCAGGTGGATGGACTCCGTCGATCCGGCATGCAACTCAGAGGTCTCGAGCTGCCGGGTCGATCGGATCGGTTGA